The Urbifossiella limnaea genome has a window encoding:
- a CDS encoding S26 family signal peptidase: MAPADPKTKPPAPPRDHTREAVETIVFVVVLVLLLKLFVTEAFVIPTGSMAETLYGIQKIITCGKCGHEFPMNAHDEVQGQQGSGRKLVAAGYCCPNCRYHGRVADLKPVPEPRTGDRVLVLKPIYHFNGTGRPTRGDVVVFKFPRAPQEKWEAANYIKRCMAFGGETVGIHRGDLYATTTLTYPPDAKDASGNPLYPRPDDPNDLWRGGESTQTTDFRYPNNDQAVDFFEKSRQTGFAPGNGGFEILRPTEEQVLARARVVWDNDHQPPDLAGKTPPRWFSRPEATGKWNGDNPSQPKAFGHTADSLDFIRYQHLVWKREKKKDDAGKEVGDWQRTGEYWTWGDWRPNQTDPFETLTAGPVDNFLGYNDGLDVDPTTTLPHERRGNRSAQDTTWVGDLILECEADVQAGAEVVLEVSRGQTRFQARFAGGEVELVSTGPAGKSFGKRPTKITAGKYKLRFANVDARLWVWVDGKRIDFGTDADYPPASTVAAGQEDKEGWTEENDVAAPASVGAKGGVTVRGLKLMRDIYYTRFGGHASGADLYYVQPGHYLCLGDNSAHSSDSRSWGVVPERLMLGKAVFVFWPAWPHNRVGFIR, encoded by the coding sequence ATGGCCCCCGCCGACCCCAAGACGAAGCCCCCCGCCCCGCCGCGCGACCACACCCGCGAGGCGGTCGAGACCATCGTCTTCGTCGTCGTGCTGGTGCTGCTGCTCAAGCTGTTCGTCACCGAGGCGTTCGTCATCCCCACCGGGTCGATGGCCGAGACGCTGTACGGCATCCAGAAGATCATCACCTGCGGGAAGTGCGGGCACGAGTTCCCGATGAACGCCCACGACGAGGTGCAGGGCCAGCAGGGGAGCGGCCGCAAGCTCGTCGCCGCCGGGTACTGCTGCCCGAACTGCCGGTACCACGGCCGCGTCGCCGACCTGAAGCCGGTCCCCGAGCCGCGCACCGGCGACCGGGTGCTGGTGCTCAAGCCCATCTACCACTTCAACGGCACCGGCCGCCCGACCCGCGGCGACGTGGTCGTGTTCAAGTTCCCGCGCGCCCCGCAGGAGAAGTGGGAGGCGGCCAACTACATCAAGCGGTGTATGGCCTTCGGCGGCGAGACCGTGGGCATCCACCGCGGCGACCTGTACGCCACCACCACCCTCACCTACCCGCCGGACGCGAAGGACGCCAGCGGCAACCCCCTGTACCCGCGGCCGGACGACCCCAACGACCTGTGGCGCGGCGGCGAGTCCACGCAGACCACCGACTTCCGCTACCCGAACAACGACCAGGCCGTGGACTTCTTCGAGAAGAGCCGGCAGACCGGGTTCGCCCCCGGCAACGGCGGGTTCGAGATCCTGCGGCCGACCGAGGAGCAAGTGCTGGCCCGCGCCCGCGTCGTGTGGGACAACGACCACCAGCCGCCGGACCTCGCCGGGAAGACGCCGCCGCGCTGGTTCTCGCGCCCCGAGGCGACCGGCAAGTGGAACGGCGACAACCCGAGCCAGCCGAAGGCGTTCGGCCACACCGCCGACAGCCTCGACTTCATCCGCTACCAGCACCTCGTGTGGAAGCGCGAGAAGAAGAAGGACGACGCCGGCAAGGAGGTCGGCGACTGGCAGCGGACCGGCGAGTACTGGACGTGGGGCGACTGGCGGCCGAACCAGACCGACCCGTTCGAGACGCTGACCGCCGGGCCGGTGGACAACTTCCTGGGGTACAACGACGGCCTGGACGTCGACCCGACCACGACCCTGCCGCACGAGCGGCGCGGCAACCGGTCGGCGCAGGACACGACGTGGGTCGGCGACCTGATCCTGGAGTGCGAGGCCGACGTGCAGGCCGGCGCCGAGGTGGTGCTGGAGGTGAGCCGCGGGCAGACGCGGTTCCAGGCCCGGTTCGCCGGCGGCGAGGTGGAACTCGTCTCGACCGGGCCGGCGGGCAAGTCGTTCGGCAAGCGGCCGACGAAGATCACGGCGGGAAAGTACAAGCTCCGGTTCGCCAACGTGGACGCCCGGCTGTGGGTGTGGGTGGACGGCAAGCGGATCGACTTCGGCACCGACGCCGACTACCCGCCGGCGAGCACGGTGGCGGCCGGGCAGGAGGACAAGGAGGGCTGGACGGAGGAGAACGACGTGGCGGCCCCGGCGAGCGTCGGCGCGAAGGGCGGGGTGACGGTGCGCGGGCTGAAACTGATGCGCGACATTTACTACACGCGGTTCGGCGGCCACGCCAGCGGGGCGGACCTGTACTACGTGCAGCCGGGTCACTACCTGTGTTTGGGGGACAACAGCGCCCACAGCTCGGACAGCCGGTCGTGGGGCGTGGTGCCGGAGCGGCTGATGCTGGGGAAGGCGGTGTTCGTGTTCTGGCCGGCGTGGCCGCACAACCGCGTCGGGTTCATCCGGTAA
- a CDS encoding DUF1501 domain-containing protein gives MLHRRDAMLRLGQLGGACALPGLLQARAAAPRAGSADSCIYLFLWGGPPQHDTFDLKPDAPAEIRGEFRPVRTNVPGIDVCEQLPRLARLADKYALVRSLTHRSDNHEPSVYHMMTGRVPPRQFSVPNNNRTRADFPNVAGVVSHFTPPTGVPAAVTVPRPIGHDGSTYAGTHAGWLGPRHDPFERAPAKETREVATHALDPQPELPDTRIAGRSALLTRLQHQDAALQRGRTAIDENHDRALRMLATPAVRQAFELGREPSRVRDRYGRNEYGESLLLSRRLVEAGVGLVTISWMYIFPDGNVANVWDNHSGLNIHGAKTGYDLLRGPTCLPALDRGLSALIEDLAERGLLERTLIAAAGEFGRTPKVNKDGGRDHWGACQSALFAGGGVRGGQVIGRSDRNAAYVADRPVSPADFLATLYSVLGIDPHAELRDRENRPYTLVDGDPIAGLMT, from the coding sequence ATGCTCCACCGCCGCGACGCGATGCTCCGCCTCGGGCAGCTCGGTGGCGCCTGCGCGCTTCCGGGTCTTCTCCAGGCCCGTGCCGCCGCCCCGCGCGCCGGCAGCGCCGACTCGTGCATCTACCTCTTCCTCTGGGGCGGCCCCCCGCAGCACGACACGTTCGACCTGAAGCCCGACGCCCCCGCCGAGATCCGCGGCGAGTTCCGCCCCGTCCGCACCAACGTGCCCGGCATCGACGTCTGCGAGCAGCTGCCGCGGCTGGCCCGCCTCGCCGACAAGTACGCGCTCGTGCGGTCGCTGACGCACCGCAGCGACAACCACGAGCCGAGCGTCTACCACATGATGACCGGCCGCGTGCCACCGCGGCAGTTCAGCGTGCCGAACAACAACCGCACCCGGGCCGACTTCCCGAACGTCGCCGGGGTGGTGTCGCACTTCACCCCGCCGACCGGGGTGCCCGCGGCGGTGACGGTGCCGCGGCCGATCGGGCACGACGGCTCGACCTACGCCGGCACCCACGCCGGCTGGCTCGGCCCGCGCCACGACCCGTTCGAGCGCGCCCCCGCGAAGGAAACCCGCGAGGTGGCGACGCACGCGCTCGACCCGCAACCCGAGTTGCCCGACACCCGCATCGCCGGCCGCTCCGCCCTGCTGACGCGCCTGCAGCACCAGGACGCCGCGCTGCAGCGCGGCCGCACGGCCATCGACGAGAACCACGACCGCGCCCTGCGGATGCTGGCGACGCCGGCGGTGCGGCAGGCGTTCGAGCTCGGCCGCGAGCCGAGCCGCGTCCGCGACCGCTACGGCCGCAACGAGTACGGCGAGAGCCTGCTCCTGTCGCGCCGCCTCGTCGAGGCCGGCGTCGGGCTGGTAACGATCAGCTGGATGTACATCTTCCCCGACGGCAACGTGGCGAACGTGTGGGACAACCACAGCGGCCTGAACATCCACGGCGCCAAGACCGGCTACGACCTGCTCCGCGGCCCGACGTGCCTGCCGGCGCTCGACCGCGGGCTGAGTGCCCTCATCGAAGACCTGGCCGAGCGCGGCCTGCTGGAGCGCACGCTGATCGCCGCGGCGGGCGAGTTCGGGCGGACGCCGAAGGTGAACAAGGACGGCGGCCGCGACCACTGGGGCGCCTGCCAGAGCGCCCTGTTCGCCGGCGGCGGCGTCCGCGGCGGGCAGGTGATCGGCCGCAGCGACCGCAACGCCGCGTACGTGGCCGACCGCCCGGTGAGCCCGGCCGACTTCCTGGCGACGCTGTACTCGGTGCTCGGGATCGACCCGCACGCCGAGCTCCGCGACCGCGAGAACCGCCCGTACACGCTCGTGGACGGCGACCCGATCGCGGGGTTGATGACTTAA
- a CDS encoding phospholipid carrier-dependent glycosyltransferase has product MTRNALALLAAAGLVAGFWRQGERAIAANGPTFDEVAHLAAGFGYWVAGDFALNPEHPPLLKLWWALPLLVGDAPEFPRQLARDTNDHWQVALAWGYAPGVTYPDFLAAPRRMNLALGAGVALLAGWWAYRLWDSRLAGVAAVAFAATDPTLVSLACVLSTDVGLTFFALLSAYLLWEYATKPSRGLLVGAGMSLGLMLGSKLSALGMVGALGLAGVVVLLRGGRLALTGAPDTGKRLGPALDLAFRLGLIAFVTLAATYGFVHFGEWGRGLKFQLTRAQHGDGVMYLCGELSRTGWLHYFLVAVALKLPLGLLLGSAGGLASGAWRVTWLVVPPLAFVAVASWSRVDLGVRVVLPAIPFLYVIAGRLVAGRGNCVAVAALVWAAVAARQAEPYPLAYFNELAGGNGTRYLADSNADWGQGLPALRDWMAANGVAAVQLGYFGTDRPEAYGIRYEALPGYGRVGPPSDVVLPPGRRFVVVSVNHLRGLYLPDPDTYAALREQKPVAILAGSLVVFDVTD; this is encoded by the coding sequence GTGACCCGTAACGCACTCGCCCTCCTCGCCGCGGCCGGGCTCGTCGCCGGGTTCTGGCGGCAGGGCGAGCGCGCCATCGCCGCCAACGGCCCCACCTTCGACGAGGTCGCGCACCTCGCCGCCGGCTTCGGCTACTGGGTGGCCGGCGACTTCGCGCTGAACCCCGAACACCCGCCGCTGCTGAAGCTGTGGTGGGCGCTCCCGCTGCTCGTGGGCGACGCGCCCGAGTTCCCGCGGCAGTTGGCCCGCGACACGAACGACCACTGGCAGGTGGCGCTGGCGTGGGGCTACGCCCCGGGCGTGACGTACCCCGACTTCCTGGCCGCGCCGCGGCGGATGAACTTGGCCCTCGGCGCCGGCGTGGCGCTCCTCGCCGGGTGGTGGGCGTACCGACTGTGGGATTCGCGGCTGGCCGGCGTCGCGGCCGTGGCTTTCGCCGCCACCGACCCGACGCTCGTGTCGCTGGCGTGCGTCCTGAGCACCGACGTGGGGCTGACGTTCTTCGCGCTGCTGTCGGCGTACCTGCTGTGGGAGTACGCCACGAAGCCGTCGCGTGGCTTGCTGGTCGGCGCGGGGATGAGCCTGGGGCTGATGCTGGGGTCGAAGCTGTCGGCGCTGGGGATGGTGGGGGCGCTCGGGCTCGCGGGGGTGGTCGTGCTGCTGCGCGGCGGTCGGCTGGCGCTGACAGGAGCGCCGGACACGGGGAAGCGCCTCGGGCCGGCGCTCGACCTGGCGTTCCGGCTGGGCCTGATCGCGTTCGTGACGCTGGCCGCGACCTACGGCTTCGTCCACTTCGGCGAGTGGGGCCGCGGGCTGAAGTTCCAGCTCACGCGGGCGCAGCACGGCGACGGCGTCATGTACCTGTGCGGTGAGCTGTCGCGCACCGGGTGGCTGCACTACTTCCTCGTGGCGGTCGCGCTGAAGCTGCCGCTCGGGCTGCTGCTCGGCAGCGCCGGCGGACTCGCGTCCGGGGCGTGGCGGGTGACGTGGCTCGTGGTACCGCCGCTGGCGTTCGTCGCGGTCGCGTCGTGGTCGCGGGTCGATCTGGGCGTGCGGGTGGTCCTGCCGGCGATCCCGTTCCTGTACGTGATCGCCGGCCGGCTCGTGGCGGGGCGCGGGAATTGTGTCGCGGTCGCGGCCCTGGTGTGGGCAGCGGTGGCGGCGCGGCAGGCGGAGCCGTACCCGCTGGCGTACTTCAACGAGCTGGCCGGCGGCAATGGCACGCGCTACCTTGCGGACTCGAACGCCGACTGGGGGCAGGGGCTGCCCGCTCTGCGCGACTGGATGGCGGCGAACGGCGTGGCCGCGGTGCAACTCGGCTACTTCGGCACCGACCGGCCCGAAGCCTATGGCATCCGCTACGAGGCGCTGCCGGGGTACGGCCGCGTCGGGCCGCCGAGCGATGTCGTGCTGCCGCCGGGGCGGCGGTTCGTGGTCGTGAGCGTGAACCACCTGCGCGGGCTGTACCTGCCCGACCCCGACACGTATGCCGCGCTGCGGGAGCAAAAGCCGGTCGCGATCCTGGCGGGGAGTCTGGTGGTGTTCGACGTGACAGACTGA
- a CDS encoding DUF1549 and DUF1553 domain-containing protein: MTARLAAILALIALPSAARPADAPAFHFENDILPVLGRYGCSSSGCHGKSDGQGGFKLSVLGSDPDADFAALTKEARGRRLMPTSPDESLLLRKGSGRTAHGGGTKLPFGSDDYQTLRRWVAAGMPFGAADAPRVVGLRVEPAERVMGAKAEQQLKVIARYSDGGEKDVTRHARYQSNREAVAAVSADGRVSTLDVPGEAAVMAGYLGEVGVFRAVVPRPGPPVATDFPRFNAIDELVDRRLAKLNVTASPVCDDAEYLRRVYLDLTGTLPTPAAARRFLADTAADKRARLVEQLLTTPEFADLWAMRWADLLRVDRQALGPERARSYYGWVRRSVAENVPFDRFARELLTAEGPLAEVGPANFYQVVTKPGEMASNLAQVLLGVRIGCAECHHHPFDRWTQADYAGMVGFFTPVSARGGAVAAGPAATLKHPRTGQPVFAHALGSTPPASELAGDRREALADWMTRPDNPYFARNLSNRVWAWLLGVGIVEPVDDVRATNPPSNPELLDALARFTVENRYDVRKLIAFIAASRTYQASSRPNATNERDERNFSRALLKRPEAEVLLDMVSQATGVGEKFQGSPGVTRAVQLWDSKARHDFLKRFGRPSRVTACECERTREPSVAQVLTLLNSPDIQAKLNHEAGTVATLVRSQPDDAKLTEELYLTFFSRRPTTDETAVAVAHLRKHAADRRRGAEDLAWALLNSTEFLFNH; encoded by the coding sequence GTGACCGCCCGGCTCGCTGCCATTCTCGCGCTGATCGCGCTGCCGTCCGCGGCCCGGCCCGCCGACGCGCCCGCGTTCCACTTCGAGAACGACATCCTCCCCGTCCTCGGCCGCTACGGGTGCAGCTCGTCCGGCTGCCACGGCAAGTCCGACGGTCAGGGCGGCTTCAAGTTGTCCGTCCTCGGCTCCGACCCGGACGCCGACTTCGCCGCGCTCACGAAGGAGGCCCGCGGCCGCCGGCTCATGCCGACCAGCCCCGACGAGAGCCTGCTGCTCCGCAAGGGCTCCGGCCGCACGGCGCACGGCGGCGGCACCAAACTCCCCTTCGGCTCCGACGACTACCAAACCCTGCGCCGCTGGGTCGCCGCCGGGATGCCGTTCGGCGCGGCCGACGCCCCACGCGTGGTCGGGCTGCGCGTCGAACCGGCCGAGCGCGTCATGGGGGCGAAGGCCGAGCAGCAGTTGAAGGTGATCGCCCGCTACTCCGACGGCGGCGAGAAGGACGTGACCCGCCACGCCCGCTACCAGTCGAACCGCGAGGCGGTCGCGGCCGTGTCGGCCGACGGCCGCGTCAGCACGCTGGACGTGCCCGGCGAGGCTGCGGTGATGGCCGGCTACCTCGGCGAGGTCGGCGTGTTCCGCGCCGTCGTGCCGCGGCCGGGGCCGCCGGTCGCGACTGATTTTCCGCGCTTCAACGCCATCGACGAACTCGTGGACCGCCGGCTCGCCAAGCTGAACGTCACCGCCTCGCCCGTGTGCGACGACGCCGAGTACCTCCGCCGCGTGTACCTCGATCTGACCGGTACGCTCCCCACGCCCGCCGCCGCCCGCCGCTTCCTGGCCGACACCGCCGCCGACAAGCGCGCCAGGCTCGTCGAACAACTGCTGACGACGCCCGAGTTCGCCGACCTGTGGGCGATGCGCTGGGCCGACCTGCTCCGCGTGGACCGCCAGGCGCTCGGCCCCGAGCGCGCCCGCAGCTACTACGGCTGGGTGCGCCGCAGCGTGGCCGAGAACGTGCCGTTCGACCGCTTCGCCCGTGAGCTTCTGACCGCGGAGGGGCCGCTGGCCGAGGTCGGGCCGGCGAACTTCTACCAGGTGGTGACCAAGCCCGGCGAGATGGCGTCGAACCTGGCCCAGGTGCTGCTGGGCGTGCGGATCGGCTGCGCCGAGTGCCACCACCATCCGTTCGACCGCTGGACACAGGCCGACTACGCCGGCATGGTCGGCTTCTTCACCCCGGTGAGCGCCCGCGGCGGCGCCGTCGCCGCCGGCCCCGCCGCGACGCTGAAGCACCCGCGCACCGGCCAGCCGGTGTTCGCTCACGCCCTCGGTTCGACCCCGCCCGCGAGCGAACTCGCGGGTGATCGCCGCGAGGCGCTGGCCGACTGGATGACGCGGCCGGACAACCCGTACTTCGCCCGCAACCTGTCGAACCGCGTCTGGGCCTGGCTGCTGGGCGTGGGCATCGTCGAACCCGTGGACGACGTGCGCGCCACAAACCCGCCGTCGAACCCCGAACTGCTCGACGCGCTTGCCCGCTTCACCGTCGAGAACAGGTACGACGTGCGGAAGCTGATCGCCTTCATCGCCGCGTCGCGGACCTACCAGGCGAGCAGCCGCCCGAACGCGACCAACGAGCGCGACGAGCGGAACTTTTCGCGGGCGCTGCTGAAGCGGCCCGAGGCCGAGGTGCTGCTGGACATGGTGAGCCAGGCGACCGGCGTCGGCGAGAAGTTCCAGGGTTCGCCGGGCGTGACCCGCGCCGTGCAACTGTGGGACAGCAAGGCCCGGCACGACTTCCTGAAGCGCTTCGGCCGCCCGAGCCGGGTGACGGCGTGCGAGTGCGAGCGCACCCGCGAGCCGAGCGTCGCCCAGGTGTTGACGCTGTTGAACTCGCCCGACATCCAGGCGAAGCTGAACCACGAGGCCGGCACCGTGGCGACGCTGGTTCGCTCACAGCCCGACGACGCGAAACTGACCGAGGAGCTGTACCTGACGTTCTTCTCGCGCCGGCCGACGACCGACGAGACGGCCGTGGCGGTGGCCCACCTGCGCAAGCACGCCGCGGACCGCCGCCGCGGCGCGGAAGACCTGGCGTGGGCGCTGCTGAACAGCACGGAGTTCCTGTTCAACCACTAG
- the lepB gene encoding signal peptidase I, which yields MSDAPLELPPDEPPTSRPPPRPSHLRGLANLAALVLCGFVLFRVVVAEPFGVPTGSMAPTLMGNHRQADCPRCGAPVRVGLPTNGERAGHNADIPCPNCGKKQNLADAPAVNGDRVLVDKLVYTHRRPRRWEVAVFRCAADQYKAYVKRVLGLPGEEITIQDGEVYADGGLLRKALAEVRETQLRVFDLAFAPPGGWGPRWYVYPPDRDGRLPPNGPPAAPADAGVLNNGQLILDAAASPQAEVRLEYRHVNLDNPDPNGDVVTSDNGYDGGTRSRSNVYAAHDFSARCDIVVQEAQPGATLALRLFDGTDAVAAEVSVGPRAEGKAALSHDKLGGLSASRGVGLEPGKSYTVEFAFVDRRATLAVDRRVVLPPADLPAEAKRGEVRRPFQLGARGCKLVVTRVQLFRDIHYTNAGRHGTRVPARLGADEFFVLGDNSGNSQDSREWPHPGVPAGDFLGKPILVHQPLRPGRVTAGGQERVFQTLDWARLRWLH from the coding sequence ATGAGCGACGCCCCCCTCGAACTACCCCCCGACGAGCCGCCGACTTCCCGCCCACCGCCGCGCCCGTCGCACCTGCGCGGGCTCGCCAACCTCGCCGCGCTCGTGCTGTGCGGGTTCGTCCTGTTCCGCGTTGTCGTCGCCGAGCCGTTCGGCGTCCCCACCGGCAGCATGGCCCCCACCCTCATGGGGAACCACCGCCAGGCCGACTGCCCCCGCTGCGGCGCGCCCGTCCGCGTCGGCCTCCCCACCAACGGCGAGCGCGCCGGCCACAACGCCGACATTCCCTGCCCCAACTGCGGCAAGAAGCAGAACCTCGCCGACGCCCCCGCGGTCAACGGCGACCGCGTCCTCGTGGACAAGCTCGTGTACACGCACCGCCGGCCGCGCCGCTGGGAGGTGGCCGTGTTCCGCTGTGCCGCCGACCAGTACAAGGCGTACGTGAAGCGCGTCCTCGGCCTGCCCGGCGAGGAGATCACGATTCAGGACGGCGAGGTGTACGCCGACGGCGGTCTGCTGCGGAAGGCGCTCGCCGAGGTGCGCGAGACGCAACTGCGGGTGTTCGACCTGGCGTTCGCGCCGCCCGGCGGGTGGGGGCCGCGCTGGTACGTCTACCCGCCCGACCGCGACGGCCGGCTCCCGCCGAACGGCCCGCCCGCCGCCCCCGCCGACGCCGGCGTGCTGAACAACGGCCAACTGATTCTCGACGCGGCCGCCTCCCCGCAGGCCGAGGTGCGGCTCGAATACCGGCACGTCAACCTCGACAACCCGGACCCGAACGGCGACGTGGTCACGTCCGACAACGGCTACGACGGCGGCACCCGCTCGCGCAGCAACGTCTACGCCGCGCACGATTTTTCCGCCCGCTGCGACATCGTGGTCCAGGAGGCGCAGCCCGGCGCGACGCTGGCCCTGCGGCTGTTCGACGGCACGGACGCGGTGGCGGCGGAAGTGTCGGTCGGCCCGCGGGCGGAGGGGAAGGCGGCGCTGAGCCACGACAAGCTCGGCGGCCTGTCGGCGTCGCGCGGGGTGGGGCTGGAGCCGGGCAAGAGCTACACCGTGGAGTTCGCCTTCGTCGACCGCCGCGCCACGCTCGCCGTGGACCGGCGGGTCGTGCTGCCGCCCGCGGACCTGCCGGCGGAGGCGAAGCGCGGCGAGGTGCGGCGGCCGTTCCAGCTCGGGGCGCGCGGGTGCAAGCTGGTGGTGACGCGGGTGCAGCTGTTCCGCGACATCCACTACACGAACGCCGGCCGGCACGGCACCCGCGTCCCGGCCCGGCTGGGGGCCGACGAGTTCTTCGTGCTCGGCGACAACAGCGGCAACTCGCAGGACAGCCGGGAGTGGCCGCACCCGGGCGTGCCGGCGGGCGACTTTCTCGGTAAACCGATTCTGGTCCACCAGCCGCTGCGGCCCGGCCGGGTGACCGCCGGCGGCCAGGAGCGGGTGTTCCAGACGCTCGACTGGGCCAGGTTGAGGTGGCTGCACTAA
- the lepA gene encoding translation elongation factor 4 → MPTPTALIRNFCIIAHIDHGKSTLADQFLLKTGAVSERDIKAQTLDSMDLERERGITIRMHPVTIYHEHQGQKYELNLIDTPGHVDFNYEVSRSLAACEGAILLADAFQGVQAQTVANGFLAMDAQLKIIPILNKIDLPHARPDFVIGEMEQALMIDPDDVLRVSGKTGVGVDELLTAIIDRVPPPAGDPAAPLKALIYNSHFDTYKGVVVYVRMMDGNLKIGQRIKLMRTGREYVVTDMGQFRPEMTKIDEIGAGMVGYFTANIKNIDNVNIGDTVTDALHPTAEPLAGYKEPKPMVYSGLFPVNNNEFEDLREALGKLKLNDSSFTFTPEVSDGLGFGFRCGFLGMLHREIIQQRLERDSELNLVQTAPNVTFEVLKRDGTVVTVHGPQDVPDAGLIEEFREPIVKISFLIPAENIGALMGMCTDRRGTFVRTEYLSKQRVILVYEMPLGEVIYDLYDKLKSVTHGYGTMDYEVLGFRAADLVKMDILVHGQKVDALSVVVHRSSAERRGRLILKKLREEIDRHLFEVALQAAIGARVVARENIAAMRKNVTAKCYGGDITRKRKLWSKQAEGKKRMKQIGQVEVPQEAFLAVLEQDE, encoded by the coding sequence ATGCCGACCCCGACCGCGCTCATCCGCAACTTCTGCATCATCGCCCACATCGACCACGGGAAATCGACCCTGGCCGACCAGTTCCTCCTCAAAACCGGGGCCGTCTCGGAACGCGACATCAAGGCCCAGACGCTCGACAGCATGGACCTGGAGCGCGAGCGCGGCATCACCATCCGCATGCACCCGGTCACCATTTATCACGAACACCAGGGTCAGAAGTACGAACTGAACCTGATCGACACCCCCGGCCACGTGGACTTCAACTACGAGGTGTCGCGCAGCCTCGCCGCCTGTGAGGGGGCCATCCTCCTGGCCGACGCCTTCCAGGGGGTGCAGGCCCAGACCGTCGCCAACGGCTTCCTGGCGATGGACGCTCAGCTGAAGATTATCCCGATCCTCAACAAGATCGACCTGCCGCACGCCCGGCCCGACTTCGTCATCGGCGAGATGGAACAGGCGCTGATGATCGACCCCGACGACGTGCTCCGCGTCAGCGGCAAGACCGGCGTCGGCGTGGACGAGTTGCTCACCGCCATCATCGACCGCGTGCCGCCGCCGGCCGGCGACCCGGCGGCGCCGCTCAAGGCGCTCATCTACAACAGCCACTTCGACACCTACAAGGGCGTCGTCGTCTACGTCCGCATGATGGACGGCAACCTGAAGATCGGCCAGCGCATCAAGCTCATGCGGACCGGCCGCGAGTACGTCGTCACCGACATGGGGCAGTTCCGCCCCGAGATGACGAAGATCGACGAGATCGGCGCCGGCATGGTCGGCTACTTCACCGCCAACATCAAGAACATCGACAACGTCAACATCGGCGACACGGTGACCGACGCGCTCCACCCCACGGCCGAACCGCTGGCCGGGTACAAGGAGCCGAAGCCGATGGTGTACTCCGGCCTGTTCCCGGTCAACAACAACGAGTTCGAAGACCTCCGCGAGGCGCTCGGCAAGTTGAAGCTGAACGACTCGTCGTTCACGTTCACGCCCGAAGTGTCGGACGGCCTCGGGTTCGGCTTCCGCTGCGGCTTCCTGGGGATGCTGCACCGCGAGATCATCCAGCAGCGGCTCGAGCGCGACAGCGAGCTGAACCTGGTTCAAACCGCGCCGAACGTGACGTTCGAGGTGCTGAAGCGGGACGGCACCGTCGTCACCGTCCACGGCCCGCAGGACGTGCCGGACGCGGGGCTGATCGAGGAGTTCCGCGAGCCGATCGTGAAGATCAGCTTCCTGATCCCGGCCGAGAACATCGGCGCCCTGATGGGGATGTGTACCGACCGCCGCGGCACGTTCGTCCGCACCGAGTACCTGAGCAAGCAGCGCGTCATCCTCGTGTACGAGATGCCGCTCGGGGAGGTGATCTATGACCTGTACGACAAGCTCAAGAGCGTCACGCACGGCTACGGCACGATGGACTACGAGGTGCTCGGCTTCCGCGCCGCGGACCTGGTGAAGATGGACATCCTCGTGCACGGCCAGAAGGTGGACGCGCTCTCGGTGGTGGTCCACCGGTCGAGCGCCGAGCGGCGCGGCCGGCTGATCCTGAAGAAGCTGCGCGAGGAGATCGACCGGCACCTGTTCGAGGTGGCCTTGCAGGCGGCGATCGGGGCGCGGGTGGTAGCCCGCGAGAACATCGCGGCGATGCGGAAGAACGTGACCGCGAAGTGCTACGGCGGCGACATCACCCGCAAGCGGAAGCTGTGGTCGAAGCAGGCCGAGGGGAAGAAGCGGATGAAGCAGATCGGCCAGGTGGAGGTGCCGCAGGAGGCGTTCCTGGCGGTGCTGGAGCAGGACGAGTAG